From Poecile atricapillus isolate bPoeAtr1 chromosome 13, bPoeAtr1.hap1, whole genome shotgun sequence, one genomic window encodes:
- the TLX3 gene encoding T-cell leukemia homeobox protein 3, whose protein sequence is MDPPGPAQGQHQHEPISFGIDQILNSPEQDSAPPPPPRGPDGATFLGGPGGRGGAPYPALPAPFPAIAAPFEDSGSYSVNLSLAPAGVIRVPAHRPIPGAVPPPISSAIPAMPAVPSLGSLNFPWMESSRRFVKDRFTAAAALTPFTVTRRIGHPYQNRTPPKRKKPRTSFSRVQICELEKRFHRQKYLASAERAALAKSLKMTDAQVKTWFQNRRTKWRRQTAEEREAERQQASRLMLQLQHDAFQKSLNESIQPDPLCLHNSSLFALQNLQPWEEESAKIPPVTSLV, encoded by the exons ATGGACCCGCCGGGGCCGGCGCAGGGCCAGCACCAGCACGAGCCCATCAGCTTCGGCATCGACCAGATCCTCAACAGCCCCGAGCAGGACAGCgctcccccgccgcccccccgggGCCCCGACGGCGCGACCTTCCTGGGCGGccccggcggccgcggcggcgcGCCCTACCCGGCCCTGCCGGCCCCCTTCCCGGCCATCGCCGCGCCCTTCGAGGACTCGGGATCGTACAGTGTGAACCTCAGCCTGGCCCCGGCCGGCGTGATCCGGGTGCCGGCGCACAGGCCCATCCCCGGGGCCGTGCCGCCGCCCATCTCCAGCGCCATCCCGGCTATGCCCGCCGTGCCCAGTCTGGGCAGCCTCAACTTCCCTtggatggagagcagcaggcGCTTCGTCAAGGACAGGTTCACAG cggcggcggcgctgaCGCCCTTCACGGTGACACGGCGGATCGGGCATCCCTACCAGAACCGGACTCCGCCGAAGCGCAAGAAGCCGCGGACATCCTTCTCCCGAGTGCAGATCTGCGAGCTGGAGAAGCGCTTCCATCGGCAGAAGTACCTGGCCTCGGCCGAGCGCGCTGCCCTCGCCAAGTCCCTCAAGATGACGGACGCCCAGGTGAAGACCTGGTTCCAGAACCGGCGCACCAAGTGGCG GCGGCAGACGGCGGAGGAGCGGGAGGCCGAGCGGCAGCAGGCGAGCCGgctgatgctgcagctgcagcacgaCGCCTTCCAGAAGTCGCTGAACGAGTCGATCCAGCCCGACCCGCTGTGCCTGCACAACTCGTCGCTGTTCGCACTGCAGAACTTGCAGCCCTGGGAGGAGGAGAGCGCCAAGATCCCCCCGGTCACCTCCCTCGTCTGA